The Microbacterium horticulturae genome has a window encoding:
- a CDS encoding CARDB domain-containing protein — protein MLDPVVKLPDLTATATGPETATGGGTVNDTVRVSNISSTLGATARAVSVRITAGGATIAAAAATGWICSTAGSTATCSGGTLANGGSVSIPVAVRLPAATTSITLSATVDPGGVIVERSETNNSGSATTAVTAPPLPDLRTTMTGPSSVRGLYAAGVWTITVTNAGNAPASPVDVRWLTNWGGDVNANAVISGAIGFTCIVPPEYMQQMAYCYGTAALQPGASATIVITAVPPAPTNVYGSTGASTVTAMVDYRQSVTESNENNNASTVYSTILP, from the coding sequence GTGCTCGACCCGGTCGTGAAGCTGCCCGATCTGACGGCGACCGCGACCGGCCCGGAGACGGCGACCGGAGGCGGCACGGTGAACGACACGGTGCGCGTCAGCAACATCAGCTCGACGCTCGGCGCGACAGCGAGAGCCGTGTCGGTGCGGATCACCGCCGGCGGCGCCACCATCGCGGCCGCTGCCGCAACGGGGTGGATCTGCAGCACCGCCGGGAGCACGGCGACGTGCTCAGGCGGCACGCTTGCCAATGGGGGCAGCGTGTCGATTCCCGTCGCGGTGCGATTGCCGGCGGCCACGACGTCGATCACCCTCTCGGCGACGGTCGACCCCGGCGGGGTCATCGTCGAGCGCTCGGAGACGAACAACTCCGGCTCCGCGACAACGGCCGTCACAGCCCCGCCCCTGCCCGACCTTCGGACGACGATGACCGGGCCGTCATCAGTGCGCGGCCTGTATGCCGCCGGTGTCTGGACGATCACCGTCACCAACGCGGGCAACGCGCCGGCTTCGCCGGTCGACGTGCGCTGGCTGACCAACTGGGGCGGAGACGTCAACGCGAACGCCGTCATCAGCGGAGCCATCGGCTTCACGTGCATAGTGCCTCCGGAGTACATGCAGCAGATGGCATACTGCTACGGCACTGCGGCGCTGCAACCCGGGGCGAGCGCCACGATCGTGATCACGGCGGTGCCACCGGCGCCGACGAATGTCTACGGCAGCACCGGTGCATCGACGGTGACCGCAATGGTCGACTACCGCCAGTCGGTCACCGAGTCGAATGAGAACAACAACGCGAGCACGGTGTACTCGACGATCCTGCCGTGA
- a CDS encoding LLM class F420-dependent oxidoreductase, with translation MSWTERLGTIGVWRGVGDVDAALAQTIEALGYGTLWQGGSPGADLRAAEDILDATSTLVVATGIVNIWKADAAELARSYRRIVAKHPGRLVLGIGSGHREATPERVRPLAAMAQYLDVLDEGGVPLDDRVLSALGPKMLALAADRSSGTHPYLTVPGQTRAMRAALGTGPLIAPEQTVVLDEDPATARETARAFLGRYLRMSNYTTSMKRSGFTDADVADGGSDRLIDGIVAHGSAQSLSAAVHAHLDAGADHVCIQVLPVAGDIVPTLRAVMAQRG, from the coding sequence ATGAGCTGGACGGAACGCCTGGGAACGATCGGTGTCTGGCGTGGGGTCGGCGACGTGGATGCTGCTCTCGCCCAGACGATCGAGGCTCTCGGCTACGGCACGCTCTGGCAGGGCGGCTCGCCCGGCGCCGACCTGCGGGCGGCCGAGGACATCCTCGACGCCACGTCGACACTCGTGGTCGCGACCGGCATCGTCAACATCTGGAAGGCTGACGCCGCCGAACTCGCGCGGTCGTACCGGCGCATCGTGGCGAAACATCCCGGACGCCTGGTGCTCGGCATCGGGTCGGGCCATCGCGAGGCGACACCGGAGCGCGTGCGGCCGTTGGCCGCGATGGCGCAGTACCTCGACGTGCTCGATGAGGGTGGCGTCCCGCTCGACGACCGTGTGCTCTCGGCGCTCGGGCCGAAAATGCTCGCGTTGGCCGCCGACCGCAGCAGCGGTACCCACCCGTATCTCACCGTGCCGGGTCAGACCCGCGCGATGCGTGCGGCTCTCGGCACCGGGCCGCTGATCGCGCCCGAGCAGACGGTGGTGCTCGACGAAGACCCGGCGACGGCACGGGAGACGGCGCGCGCCTTTCTCGGACGCTATCTGCGCATGAGCAACTACACGACGAGTATGAAGCGCAGCGGGTTCACCGACGCCGACGTCGCTGATGGCGGGAGCGACAGACTGATCGATGGCATTGTCGCGCACGGCTCTGCGCAGAGTCTTTCGGCGGCCGTCCACGCGCACCTCGACGCGGGTGCCGACCATGTGTGCATCCAGGTGCTTCCGGTGGCGGGCGACATCGTGCCGACGCTGCGGGCGGTGATGGCGCAGCGCGGCTGA
- a CDS encoding patatin-like phospholipase family protein codes for MNSSLPQRVPPAVGPTGRALVFGGGGATGNAWLVGIVAGLAEAGLDVLDADLTIGTSAESTAAAQFTVASPAELYAATVAPVGSVSARAVGRSQGAARPPMTEHLAAFQAVIAASTDAADMRRRMGAAALAADRRDDAAWQERWRTTVAARLGGAHWPDRRMLITAVDARTGEPVIFDGDSGIDLVDAVAASCAGGAFAYSIGDGRYIDGGYRSFAENADLATGYEKVLVLSPLGGMSRYPEEWGLSLTAQVEALRAAGSRVEVVAPSARDAHLFANPTDVSLRVPAARAGHAQGGALAVQLAKLWANEPDAEHGAAR; via the coding sequence GTGAATTCTTCTCTTCCCCAACGTGTTCCGCCGGCTGTCGGGCCGACGGGCCGTGCGCTCGTCTTCGGTGGGGGTGGCGCCACCGGCAACGCGTGGCTCGTGGGCATCGTCGCGGGCTTGGCCGAGGCCGGACTCGACGTGCTCGACGCCGACCTCACGATCGGGACCTCTGCCGAGTCGACGGCCGCCGCCCAGTTCACCGTTGCGTCGCCGGCGGAGCTGTATGCGGCGACGGTCGCGCCGGTCGGTTCTGTTTCCGCGCGGGCGGTGGGCCGATCGCAGGGCGCGGCACGACCGCCGATGACGGAACATCTGGCGGCGTTCCAGGCGGTCATTGCCGCATCAACCGACGCGGCAGACATGCGACGCCGCATGGGGGCCGCCGCGCTCGCCGCGGATAGGCGTGACGATGCCGCGTGGCAGGAGCGCTGGCGTACCACGGTTGCCGCGCGGCTGGGCGGTGCGCATTGGCCTGATCGACGGATGCTGATCACCGCGGTCGATGCCCGCACGGGTGAGCCCGTGATCTTCGACGGCGACAGCGGTATCGACCTCGTGGACGCGGTCGCAGCGAGCTGCGCAGGCGGAGCGTTCGCGTATAGCATCGGCGACGGCCGATACATCGACGGCGGATATCGGTCGTTCGCCGAGAACGCCGACCTCGCGACGGGCTACGAGAAGGTTCTCGTGCTGTCGCCGCTGGGCGGGATGTCGCGGTATCCCGAGGAGTGGGGACTGAGCTTGACCGCGCAGGTCGAGGCATTGCGCGCGGCGGGTAGTCGGGTCGAGGTCGTCGCGCCGAGCGCACGCGACGCCCACCTGTTCGCGAACCCGACCGACGTCAGCTTGCGGGTGCCTGCTGCGCGGGCGGGACACGCGCAGGGCGGGGCCTTGGCCGTGCAGCTCGCCAAGCTGTGGGCGAACGAGCCCGATGCCGAACACGGAGCAGCGCGCTGA
- a CDS encoding thioesterase family protein, producing MPAYFERLGPTTFRATVHVQGAWNAEEQHVAPSLGLMVHAMERDHASRTGMPLQLSRVAFDILGVMPIDVVELTTRVIRPGRTIELVEAVLSHDGRAAVVGRGWFLKTADTAALAGSRLAAPPRRDDLSLWDTSEVWPGRFVTTVETLRHQAEPGRAWAWMRPLVPLLSGEDVSSTARLLGMVDIFNGLTVRAAPEDVHFPNVDLTAHLLRAPEGEWFAADTTVSFGPTGLGLTHTIVHDDVGPLGAVSQSLTVRPR from the coding sequence ATGCCGGCGTACTTCGAGCGACTCGGGCCGACGACCTTTCGCGCGACCGTGCACGTGCAGGGCGCGTGGAACGCCGAGGAGCAGCACGTCGCGCCGTCACTCGGGCTCATGGTGCATGCGATGGAACGCGACCACGCGTCGCGGACGGGGATGCCGCTGCAGCTGTCGCGGGTCGCCTTCGACATCCTCGGGGTGATGCCGATCGACGTCGTGGAGCTGACGACGCGCGTCATCCGGCCCGGACGCACTATCGAGCTCGTCGAGGCGGTGCTCAGCCATGACGGACGGGCCGCCGTCGTCGGGCGCGGGTGGTTTCTGAAAACCGCCGACACCGCCGCGCTCGCCGGGTCGCGGCTGGCCGCGCCGCCGCGGCGCGATGATCTGTCGCTGTGGGACACGTCGGAGGTCTGGCCGGGGCGCTTCGTCACGACCGTCGAGACGCTGCGGCATCAGGCCGAGCCGGGGCGGGCGTGGGCGTGGATGCGTCCACTGGTGCCGTTGCTCTCCGGCGAGGACGTCAGCTCGACCGCGCGACTGCTGGGAATGGTCGACATCTTCAACGGGCTCACGGTGCGGGCGGCGCCCGAGGACGTGCACTTTCCGAACGTGGATCTCACCGCACACCTGCTGCGCGCACCCGAGGGGGAATGGTTCGCCGCCGACACGACGGTCAGCTTCGGTCCCACCGGCCTGGGTCTCACGCACACGATCGTGCACGATGACGTCGGTCCGTTGGGCGCGGTCAGTCAGTCGCTGACGGTGCGGCCGCGATGA